The segment TGGTCACCAGCGCGGGAGAAAGCATGGAGGCATTGAGCTGGAAGGCGAAGATCGCGCAGATGAGCGCAGTCATGAGAACCGGGACGCTTGGGAGGCTATTCTCGGCCCTTCTGGAAGTTGAGGTATTCATTGGATGCTCCTCGTTGAGCTAGCTGGAATATACGGGGGCGGGCGGGCCCATCGGTGTGTGGTCCCGCCCGCCGACATCTGTGTTCTTAGTTGTCTTCTGTGAGTTCGCCCTCGCGGGGCTCGGTTGCCCCCGGCGAATAGAGCACTCGGCGGGCGAGTGCGTGGCCGTCTTCGGTAGCCCGCACCACATCGCGGTGACGCAAGTATGAGGCAAGGAATCCGGCGTTGAACGCGTCGCCAGCTCCCGTCATATCGCGCGGATTCTTTACAGGACGTACCGGCACGACGGCGTGCAGCTTGCCCTCGGTAAACACCTTCGTGGCGTCCTTGCCGGCCCGGGCGAGGAGTGTCGTGCCCGGCAAATCAGCAAGGAAGTCTCCCGGTTCGTCGCCGTTGGCCAGATCCATGTATTTTGTTTCGTCTTCATTGGCGGAAACGAAATCGGGGCGCAGCTCGCGCATGAGATCTTTGAACCTGTCGATACCAAAGAAATCGATCATGCCCGTGGAAGAAACGTCAAAGGAGAGCATTTTGCCTTGGGCTTTGACAGTCTGTGCCGCTTCAATCACCGACGCGGCGGTGGGGTCGCCCTGCAAGGAGTAGCCGGTAATATGCAGTAATTCGATCCCGTCGAGCCATTGCGGGTCAATTGAACGCAACTGGCCAGATGCTCCACGGGACGGGAACATGTTCCTCTCGCCTTGGTCGTTGATGAGCACCACGATC is part of the Trueperella abortisuis genome and harbors:
- a CDS encoding carbohydrate kinase family protein, whose protein sequence is MLGVIGDIVQDVVVWLQEPVRPATDTRSEITMTRGGSAANVAAFAGTRYPTRFIGCVGDDLAGVTLTREMESHDVDVRCQVADSTGMIVVLINDQGERNMFPSRGASGQLRSIDPQWLDGIELLHITGYSLQGDPTAASVIEAAQTVKAQGKMLSFDVSSTGMIDFFGIDRFKDLMRELRPDFVSANEDETKYMDLANGDEPGDFLADLPGTTLLARAGKDATKVFTEGKLHAVVPVRPVKNPRDMTGAGDAFNAGFLASYLRHRDVVRATEDGHALARRVLYSPGATEPREGELTEDN